From Myxococcales bacterium, the proteins below share one genomic window:
- a CDS encoding phosphotransferase, which yields MPQRRPALPPPEGARAERTLSTGHGGEVVVVVRETTRLVVKRPSPRLRDDPSGQALHAVEARALARLGGHGAPRLVESGHDAFGPYLLMSYVEGTRLDELEHAPERFEALAATTFEALASLHARGIVHGDVRPENLIVGAFPTFVDFAFARLDDEPTPPGPFRGTLAFAAPEVARDGPSGSTGASDVFALALALAAHAGIVLRPSLPPPALLVHAVEAKVEREHLERLARGLGAAVAHEPSERPSAAELARRLRR from the coding sequence ATGCCCCAACGACGTCCAGCTCTTCCGCCACCCGAGGGCGCGCGTGCCGAGCGGACGCTCTCGACCGGCCACGGGGGCGAGGTGGTCGTGGTCGTGCGCGAGACCACCCGCCTCGTCGTGAAGCGGCCCTCCCCTCGCCTGCGCGACGACCCCTCCGGGCAGGCACTCCACGCGGTCGAGGCTCGTGCGCTCGCCCGGCTCGGCGGGCACGGCGCGCCACGGCTCGTGGAGAGCGGTCACGACGCGTTCGGCCCCTACCTGCTCATGAGCTACGTGGAGGGCACGCGTCTCGACGAGCTCGAGCACGCCCCCGAGCGCTTCGAGGCGCTCGCGGCGACCACGTTCGAGGCGCTCGCCAGCCTGCACGCGCGTGGCATCGTCCACGGCGACGTCCGCCCCGAGAACCTCATCGTGGGAGCGTTCCCTACGTTCGTCGACTTCGCGTTCGCCCGCCTCGACGACGAGCCCACACCGCCCGGCCCCTTTCGCGGCACCCTCGCTTTCGCGGCACCCGAGGTCGCGCGCGACGGCCCTTCCGGGTCCACCGGCGCGAGCGACGTGTTCGCCCTCGCCCTCGCGCTGGCGGCCCATGCCGGGATCGTCCTGAGGCCCTCTCTCCCTCCGCCGGCCTTGTTGGTGCATGCCGTCGAGGCCAAGGTGGAGCGAGAGCACCTCGAGCGGCTGGCGCGCGGGCTCGGGGCCGCGGTCGCGCACGAGCCTTCGGAGAGACCCTCGGCGGCCGAGCTCGCGCGTCGCCTCCGCCGCTGA
- a CDS encoding tetratricopeptide repeat protein: MSDQKAPAPRDHAHWQAVEEAVELLHEERFREALALLRDVLRVDAKNPYAYFFLGQALFECGEIPPARDAYRACVLVSPDHLGARVALCHVLRQLGEIKEAIVEGNQALDRAPGDADALYALGMAYLARGDDAAARRHLEAFLAAKPEFEVATEVQAVLADMAAGKSKGRPA; this comes from the coding sequence ATGTCCGACCAGAAGGCACCCGCGCCTCGAGATCACGCCCACTGGCAGGCCGTCGAAGAGGCGGTCGAGCTGCTCCACGAGGAGCGCTTCCGCGAGGCCCTCGCGCTCCTCCGCGACGTGCTCCGGGTCGACGCCAAGAACCCGTACGCCTATTTTTTCCTCGGTCAGGCCCTCTTCGAGTGCGGCGAGATCCCGCCGGCGCGGGACGCCTACCGCGCGTGTGTCCTCGTCTCGCCCGACCACCTCGGGGCGCGTGTGGCGCTCTGCCACGTGCTCCGTCAGCTCGGTGAGATCAAAGAGGCGATCGTCGAAGGGAACCAGGCCCTCGATCGCGCCCCGGGGGACGCGGACGCCCTCTACGCGCTCGGGATGGCGTACCTCGCGCGTGGCGACGACGCGGCGGCCCGCCGCCACCTCGAGGCCTTCCTCGCCGCCAAACCCGAGTTCGAGGTCGCGACCGAGGTGCAAGCCGTGCTCGCGGACATGGCCGCCGGCAAGTCGAAGGGTCGACCGGCCTGA
- a CDS encoding prepilin peptidase, which translates to MDPFFVAAAAVAATACVTDLKTGTIPNRLTLPVLALAPLARMAYAKHAGLAADDVALEGALSVVGALVASAVPATLYRKSAIGAGDVKLFAALGALAHPSLGLEILSFSFVVAIVLAPVSLIYRGTFARTLGNLVTLAANLVRPAHARREVPAAAMTWLKMGPAIFVGTLVALGLHVSGGAS; encoded by the coding sequence ATGGACCCGTTTTTCGTAGCCGCCGCCGCCGTCGCCGCCACCGCATGTGTCACCGATCTGAAGACCGGGACGATCCCGAACCGCCTCACGCTCCCGGTCCTCGCGCTCGCGCCCCTCGCCCGCATGGCCTACGCGAAACACGCTGGCCTCGCCGCCGACGACGTGGCCTTGGAGGGCGCGCTCTCGGTCGTGGGTGCCCTCGTCGCCTCCGCCGTCCCTGCCACGCTCTACCGAAAGTCCGCCATCGGCGCCGGTGACGTGAAGCTCTTCGCAGCGCTCGGCGCCCTCGCGCATCCGTCGCTCGGCCTCGAGATCCTGAGCTTCTCGTTCGTCGTCGCGATCGTGCTCGCGCCGGTCTCGCTCATCTACCGAGGCACGTTCGCGCGCACCCTCGGGAACCTCGTGACGCTCGCCGCGAACCTCGTCCGCCCGGCTCACGCGAGGCGCGAGGTGCCCGCCGCGGCCATGACGTGGCTGAAAATGGGCCCCGCGATCTTCGTGGGCACGCTCGTGGCGCTCGGCCTCCACGTGTCCGGGGGGGCGTCGTGA
- a CDS encoding uracil-DNA glycosylase: MTTGGPDERAELRAIAASLRAYLELQADSGATGIPRGERIARPRGEPVVAPPPAPPSPPSAPEPVRLVVASPPLAVPSAPPQVAPIARAPEPPPAQPPTKVRELPVLAEAVASCRACRLAETRKNTVFSRGNPRAPLVFVGEAPGADEDAQGLPFVGRAGQLLDKMIVAMGLDPEHDVYVCNIVKCRPPENRRPEPDELAACFPYLDEQLANVAPKVMVAMGNTAVAALFDTKMGITRVRGTWKMYKGKIPTMPTYHPSYLLRASPQQAEAKRQCWDDLQAVMKELGISKKR; the protein is encoded by the coding sequence GTGACGACGGGCGGACCGGACGAACGCGCGGAGCTCCGGGCCATCGCTGCGAGCCTACGCGCCTACCTCGAGCTCCAGGCCGATAGCGGAGCGACCGGGATCCCACGCGGAGAGAGGATCGCGCGTCCTCGCGGCGAGCCCGTGGTTGCGCCTCCTCCCGCTCCCCCCTCGCCTCCTTCCGCTCCGGAGCCTGTACGACTCGTCGTGGCGTCTCCGCCGCTGGCCGTCCCGAGCGCCCCACCGCAAGTGGCACCGATCGCGCGCGCGCCCGAGCCACCGCCCGCGCAGCCACCCACCAAGGTCCGGGAGCTCCCCGTCCTCGCGGAGGCCGTGGCCTCATGCCGGGCGTGCAGGCTCGCCGAAACCCGCAAAAACACTGTCTTTTCTCGCGGCAACCCGCGCGCGCCGCTCGTCTTCGTGGGCGAGGCTCCGGGTGCCGACGAGGACGCGCAGGGCCTGCCCTTCGTGGGCCGCGCGGGGCAGCTCCTCGACAAGATGATCGTCGCCATGGGGCTCGATCCCGAGCACGACGTCTACGTGTGCAACATCGTGAAGTGCCGGCCCCCCGAGAACCGTCGGCCCGAGCCCGACGAGCTCGCCGCGTGTTTCCCCTACCTCGACGAGCAGCTCGCGAACGTGGCCCCGAAGGTGATGGTCGCCATGGGCAATACGGCGGTGGCCGCGCTCTTCGACACCAAGATGGGCATCACGCGCGTGCGCGGCACCTGGAAAATGTACAAGGGCAAGATCCCGACGATGCCGACCTACCACCCGAGCTACCTGCTTCGAGCCTCGCCCCAACAAGCCGAGGCGAAACGCCAATGCTGGGACGACCTCCAGGCGGTCATGAAAGAGCTCGGGATCTCGAAGAAGCGCTGA
- a CDS encoding GNAT family N-acetyltransferase yields the protein MPYAAVPLDRDTQKDLLTSLWAENLSDPKMGVAKDRRFTWLYGENPAGPSRTFLVDDEGKDGIIGCASAYPRELRVGRHELRAGVLSDFAVKRAHRAAGAAVVVQRMIASTAEASGTSLLFGYPNKASSPIFKRLGYKVVAEATDHLKPLRAGAYLERVIVPQLEKRAPALAPWVQENAMDTLTALGGLVADVGMGLAERVARYGLGFDLVFEDLGRVDPRFDGLWARGKGQTAIELPRTAAYLNWRYADFTTTKYRFFSAASRTTGEVRGYLVYTLTDGWVSVADLFVDDANVVLDPLLAAFASAMRGEGHKAICIGHVGRDDLAKRLKLHGFFPQPNGRFLMVQVVKGAPEELSALAYEPSSWSVFDGDLDI from the coding sequence ATGCCGTACGCCGCAGTGCCGCTCGATCGAGACACCCAGAAAGACCTCCTCACCTCGCTCTGGGCAGAGAACCTCTCCGATCCGAAAATGGGGGTCGCGAAGGACCGAAGGTTCACCTGGCTCTACGGGGAGAACCCCGCCGGTCCGTCGCGCACCTTCCTCGTCGACGACGAAGGAAAAGACGGGATCATCGGGTGCGCCTCGGCCTACCCGCGCGAGCTCCGCGTGGGCCGGCACGAGCTCCGCGCCGGCGTGCTGTCCGACTTCGCGGTGAAGCGGGCGCATCGGGCCGCGGGCGCTGCCGTGGTGGTCCAGCGCATGATCGCGAGCACGGCGGAGGCGAGCGGGACGAGCCTGCTCTTCGGGTACCCGAACAAGGCGTCGTCGCCCATCTTCAAGCGCCTCGGGTACAAGGTCGTGGCCGAAGCGACGGATCACCTGAAGCCGCTCCGCGCCGGGGCCTACCTCGAGAGGGTCATCGTGCCTCAGCTCGAGAAGCGCGCGCCCGCGCTCGCCCCCTGGGTGCAGGAGAACGCGATGGACACGCTCACGGCGCTCGGAGGCCTCGTCGCCGACGTCGGCATGGGCCTCGCGGAGCGGGTCGCGCGGTACGGCCTCGGCTTCGATTTGGTGTTCGAGGATCTCGGCCGCGTGGACCCGAGGTTCGACGGGCTCTGGGCGCGCGGGAAGGGCCAGACCGCGATCGAGCTCCCACGCACGGCCGCCTACCTGAACTGGCGCTACGCCGATTTTACGACGACGAAATACCGATTCTTTTCGGCTGCTTCCAGGACCACGGGGGAGGTGCGAGGCTACCTCGTCTACACCCTCACCGACGGCTGGGTGAGCGTCGCCGACCTCTTCGTGGACGACGCCAACGTCGTGCTCGATCCGCTCCTCGCGGCGTTCGCTTCGGCCATGCGCGGCGAGGGCCACAAGGCGATCTGCATCGGGCACGTCGGGCGCGACGATCTCGCGAAGCGCCTGAAGCTGCACGGGTTCTTCCCGCAGCCGAACGGGCGCTTCCTCATGGTCCAGGTGGTGAAAGGCGCACCCGAAGAGCTCTCGGCCCTCGCGTACGAGCCCTCGAGCTGGTCGGTCTTCGACGGCGATCTCGACATCTGA
- a CDS encoding 2OG-Fe dioxygenase family protein produces MPTARREHVLHALVSGGFAVVPRDVLFTTVGASLPEALALAPLFDDLPADAHLKDGGAYRFRRHGCFVHELESDTLTAVPHRAHYQPLTYNALHGGMERWFSPLHPAMSESSAFSALVRGLGQIFASVRRAPRYFVEAHAFRIDPSEGVGRPTPEGAHRDGVDFVAVVLVDRVSVRGGETRVFEADGPEGVRFSLVEPWSALLLDDTRVVHETTPIVPTGPTPHRDTLVITYREAGFQAP; encoded by the coding sequence ATGCCCACCGCGCGTCGCGAGCACGTGCTCCACGCCCTCGTGTCCGGAGGCTTCGCGGTGGTCCCGAGAGACGTGCTCTTCACCACGGTGGGCGCCTCCCTCCCCGAGGCCCTCGCGCTCGCGCCCCTCTTCGACGACCTCCCCGCCGACGCGCACCTGAAAGACGGCGGAGCCTACCGTTTTCGTCGGCACGGGTGCTTCGTGCACGAGCTCGAGTCCGACACGCTCACGGCCGTCCCGCACCGGGCGCACTACCAACCGCTCACCTACAACGCGCTCCACGGCGGCATGGAGCGCTGGTTTTCGCCTCTTCACCCCGCGATGAGCGAGAGCTCCGCGTTCTCGGCCCTCGTACGAGGGCTCGGCCAGATCTTCGCCAGCGTCCGCCGAGCCCCACGATACTTCGTCGAGGCCCACGCGTTCCGCATCGACCCGAGCGAGGGCGTCGGCAGACCGACCCCCGAGGGCGCCCACCGCGACGGCGTCGATTTCGTCGCGGTGGTGCTCGTCGATCGGGTCTCCGTCCGAGGGGGAGAGACCCGCGTGTTCGAGGCCGACGGGCCCGAGGGCGTGCGCTTTTCTCTCGTCGAGCCGTGGTCGGCGCTCCTGCTCGACGACACCCGGGTCGTCCACGAGACGACCCCCATCGTGCCGACGGGCCCCACCCCGCACCGCGACACGCTGGTGATCACGTACCGCGAAGCGGGGTTTCAGGCGCCGTAA
- a CDS encoding glycosyltransferase, translating into MTIPIAFVVNNFDVGGLEKVVLGLLRRLDPARFRPFAVCVDGPGRLFADVPLPRERVLVLDKSKARKIGPFSFDPAVLTTMARFFFANGIRVVHAHNLAPLVLGGLAARLVFPRPKVVYSEHNQIYSASDAHVSRFRHYVKLADRVIAVSYDLERTLARRIGLRDGVSVVHNGIDGKRFTRNPSAIAKIRAELGVAEDEFLVGTAVVISKQKGLVHLLGAAERVVRADPKVRFVIAGDGPLRAELEEKARVSGLGDKVRFLGYRSDIPDLVSALDTYVLPSLWEGLPLALLEGLAIGVPLVATTVGGNPEVIVPGENGYLVPPKDEGALADAILRVKAGGPAFAHEVRERGRSRFERAFSEEAMTRAHESLYDAVLQG; encoded by the coding sequence ATGACGATTCCCATTGCGTTCGTGGTGAACAACTTCGACGTCGGCGGCCTCGAGAAGGTCGTGCTCGGGCTGCTCCGCCGCCTCGACCCGGCGCGTTTTCGGCCGTTCGCGGTGTGCGTCGACGGGCCGGGCCGGCTCTTCGCCGACGTGCCGCTGCCGAGGGAGCGGGTGCTCGTCCTCGACAAGTCGAAGGCGCGCAAGATCGGGCCGTTTTCGTTCGATCCGGCCGTGCTCACGACGATGGCGAGGTTCTTCTTCGCGAACGGGATCCGCGTCGTCCATGCCCACAACCTCGCGCCGCTCGTGCTCGGCGGGCTCGCGGCGCGCCTCGTCTTTCCGCGCCCGAAGGTCGTCTACTCGGAGCACAACCAGATCTACAGCGCGAGCGACGCCCACGTCTCTCGCTTCCGCCACTACGTGAAGCTCGCCGATCGCGTGATCGCCGTCTCCTACGATCTCGAGCGCACGCTCGCGCGTCGCATCGGCCTCCGCGACGGAGTCTCGGTCGTCCACAACGGGATCGACGGCAAACGCTTCACGCGAAACCCGAGCGCGATCGCCAAGATCCGCGCCGAGCTCGGCGTCGCGGAGGACGAGTTCCTCGTGGGCACGGCCGTGGTGATCTCGAAGCAGAAGGGGCTCGTGCACCTCCTCGGGGCGGCCGAGCGCGTCGTGCGGGCCGACCCGAAGGTGCGCTTCGTGATCGCCGGCGACGGCCCCCTCCGCGCCGAGCTCGAAGAGAAGGCCCGTGTCTCCGGCCTCGGCGACAAGGTGCGGTTCCTCGGATACCGCTCCGACATCCCCGACCTCGTCTCGGCGCTCGACACGTACGTGCTCCCGTCGTTGTGGGAGGGGCTCCCGCTCGCGCTGCTCGAGGGGCTAGCGATCGGCGTCCCGCTCGTCGCCACGACCGTGGGCGGGAACCCCGAGGTCATCGTGCCCGGCGAGAACGGCTACCTCGTTCCCCCGAAGGACGAAGGCGCCCTCGCCGACGCCATCCTACGCGTCAAGGCGGGCGGCCCGGCGTTCGCCCACGAGGTGCGAGAGCGCGGGCGGAGCCGGTTCGAGCGCGCGTTCAGCGAAGAGGCCATGACACGGGCTCACGAGAGCCTCTATGACGCCGTGCTCCAAGGCTGA
- a CDS encoding energy transducer TonB translates to MLVQVSVNPDGRPGQAKVLSDPGHGFGRAARACAMQRTYQTALDRDGKPVAGVFTANVTFAR, encoded by the coding sequence GTGCTGGTGCAGGTCTCGGTCAACCCCGACGGTCGGCCCGGTCAGGCGAAGGTGCTCTCCGACCCGGGTCACGGGTTCGGTCGCGCCGCGCGAGCCTGCGCGATGCAACGCACCTACCAGACCGCCCTCGACCGGGACGGAAAACCCGTCGCCGGCGTGTTCACCGCCAACGTCACCTTCGCGAGGTGA
- a CDS encoding HEAT repeat domain-containing protein: protein MGFFDFFKKDKGNTKKSSPAAKWAEAAASKRAQNYDRQEALTELANMGTPEAAEALLRRFTFIIDPSITDQEEKDLAAKGVLAAGRGAVEPIRAFVAKAESVSWPMRLLRELVEEDEYVEELLTWLSKWDTEYAKFIDPKLQILEELQDHTHEKIVPAVLPFVADSNETARLNAVMALLAQKDTKVVEPLVTQLLDEESVRVKNKICEGLMQLGAEIAEERRDEVRKALPERYVVDGSGALKKG, encoded by the coding sequence ATGGGCTTTTTCGACTTTTTCAAGAAGGACAAGGGCAACACCAAGAAGTCGTCGCCCGCCGCGAAGTGGGCCGAGGCCGCCGCCAGCAAACGCGCGCAGAACTACGATCGCCAAGAGGCGCTCACCGAGCTCGCCAACATGGGCACGCCCGAGGCGGCCGAGGCGCTCCTCCGTAGGTTCACCTTCATCATCGACCCGTCCATCACCGACCAAGAAGAGAAGGATCTCGCGGCGAAGGGCGTCCTCGCAGCCGGGCGTGGCGCGGTCGAGCCCATTCGCGCGTTCGTGGCCAAAGCCGAGAGCGTCTCGTGGCCGATGCGCCTCCTCCGAGAGCTCGTCGAAGAGGACGAGTACGTCGAAGAGCTCCTCACGTGGCTCTCCAAGTGGGACACGGAGTACGCCAAGTTCATCGACCCGAAGCTCCAGATCCTCGAAGAGCTCCAGGACCACACGCACGAGAAGATCGTGCCCGCGGTGCTGCCCTTCGTGGCCGACTCGAACGAGACCGCGCGCCTAAACGCCGTCATGGCCTTGCTCGCCCAGAAGGACACGAAGGTCGTCGAGCCCCTCGTCACTCAGCTCCTCGACGAAGAGAGCGTCCGCGTGAAGAACAAAATCTGCGAGGGCCTCATGCAGCTCGGGGCCGAGATCGCCGAAGAGCGCCGGGACGAGGTGCGCAAAGCCCTCCCCGAGCGCTACGTGGTCGACGGTAGCGGCGCCCTGAAGAAGGGGTGA
- a CDS encoding phosphatidylserine/phosphatidylglycerophosphate/cardiolipin synthase family protein has protein sequence MTRFYKLLSALGVSALLFACSTAGLVTAPPSPPVPEEDAEVPVDPGDGAVVLPDGAVVPKLELTFVNELTVQVMPSDRGAAILDAIRTAKTSVHVEMYLLTNDDVIAALRTAKQAGRDVKVVLNKDFPQGGNGNLKAFNALTAGGVPVVYAPPAFTFTHAKTMVIDGTSGWIMTMNLTETSPFDNREYLVRITGAAEVSELETIFQADFTNTSKDIPGRLVVSPASATKLDAQKRLVALIQQAQKEVDLEGESLADTQIVEALVAAKRAGKTVRIILNDREPSTGQDAAIATLRAAQIPIVKVGTPDIHAKCIVVDRARAYIGSQNFTQTALLKNREVGVLTDNPTEVAKVVSTIDADYAKSTPF, from the coding sequence GTGACCCGCTTCTACAAGCTTCTCTCCGCTTTGGGCGTGTCGGCGCTGCTCTTCGCGTGCAGCACGGCAGGCCTCGTCACCGCCCCCCCTTCGCCTCCGGTCCCCGAGGAGGACGCCGAGGTCCCCGTCGATCCGGGGGACGGCGCGGTCGTCCTGCCCGACGGCGCGGTGGTCCCCAAGCTCGAGCTCACGTTCGTGAACGAGCTCACCGTGCAGGTGATGCCGAGCGATCGCGGGGCCGCCATCCTCGACGCGATCCGCACCGCCAAGACCTCGGTGCATGTCGAGATGTATCTCCTCACGAACGACGACGTGATCGCCGCGCTCCGCACCGCCAAGCAGGCCGGCCGCGACGTGAAGGTCGTCCTCAACAAGGATTTTCCCCAGGGCGGTAACGGGAACCTGAAGGCGTTCAACGCGCTCACGGCCGGCGGAGTGCCCGTCGTCTACGCGCCGCCGGCGTTCACCTTCACCCACGCGAAGACGATGGTGATCGACGGCACGTCCGGCTGGATCATGACGATGAACCTCACCGAGACGAGCCCGTTCGACAACCGCGAGTACCTCGTGCGCATCACCGGTGCGGCCGAGGTGTCGGAGCTCGAGACCATCTTCCAGGCCGACTTCACGAACACCTCGAAGGACATCCCGGGGCGGCTCGTCGTGTCTCCTGCGTCGGCCACCAAGCTCGACGCCCAGAAGAGGCTCGTCGCCCTCATTCAACAGGCCCAGAAAGAGGTCGACCTCGAGGGCGAGTCCCTCGCCGACACCCAGATCGTCGAGGCCCTCGTCGCGGCGAAGCGCGCGGGCAAGACGGTGCGCATCATCCTGAACGACCGCGAGCCGTCGACGGGGCAGGACGCTGCGATCGCCACCTTGCGGGCCGCGCAAATCCCCATCGTGAAGGTGGGCACCCCCGACATCCACGCGAAGTGCATCGTGGTCGATCGCGCCCGCGCCTACATCGGCTCGCAGAACTTCACGCAGACCGCGCTCCTCAAGAACCGCGAGGTCGGCGTCCTGACGGACAACCCCACCGAGGTCGCCAAGGTCGTCTCCACGATCGACGCCGACTACGCGAAGAGCACGCCGTTCTGA
- a CDS encoding histone deacetylase has translation MASLPRALLLDDPAFSRHVPLGHHPERPERLRAARQAVEKAKKDVTFEAIVAREATATELGRVHAPQYVEAMAEHHGASRYLDPDTYVSAESITIARQAAGGVLAMVDAVLEGDVRQGVALVRPPGHHARPERAMGFCLFNNVAVAAAHARARGLSRIAIVDFDVHHGNGTQEMFYADPSVLYVSTHEAPLYPGTGHVDETGEREGRGFTVNVPLSAGGGDDVYRGAFERVVLPVLSEYAPELVIVSAGFDAAVRDPLSDMRLESEAFGWMTRELRRIADQSAGGRTLLVLEGGYDLVALEGGLVSAIGGLTGTATDIARDVDHPDVHRAARAARAAWPTLA, from the coding sequence ATGGCTTCTCTCCCCCGCGCGCTCCTCCTCGACGACCCGGCGTTCTCGCGTCACGTCCCCCTCGGGCACCACCCCGAGCGCCCGGAGCGCCTCAGGGCGGCGCGTCAGGCCGTCGAAAAGGCGAAGAAGGACGTGACCTTCGAGGCGATCGTGGCGCGGGAGGCCACCGCCACGGAGCTTGGCCGGGTGCACGCGCCGCAGTACGTCGAAGCGATGGCCGAGCACCACGGCGCTTCGCGCTATCTCGACCCGGACACCTACGTCTCGGCGGAGAGCATCACGATCGCTCGGCAGGCCGCGGGTGGCGTCTTGGCCATGGTCGACGCCGTGCTCGAGGGGGACGTGCGGCAGGGCGTCGCCCTCGTTCGGCCGCCCGGTCATCACGCCCGCCCCGAGCGCGCCATGGGCTTCTGCCTCTTCAACAACGTCGCGGTCGCGGCGGCGCACGCAAGGGCACGCGGCCTCTCGCGGATCGCCATCGTCGACTTCGACGTGCACCACGGGAACGGCACCCAGGAGATGTTCTACGCCGACCCGTCGGTGCTCTACGTCTCCACGCACGAGGCCCCGCTCTACCCGGGCACGGGCCACGTCGACGAGACGGGCGAGCGCGAGGGGCGCGGGTTCACCGTGAACGTGCCGCTGTCGGCCGGTGGCGGCGACGACGTGTACCGCGGCGCCTTCGAGCGCGTGGTGCTGCCCGTGCTCTCGGAGTACGCGCCCGAGCTCGTGATCGTGAGCGCAGGGTTCGACGCGGCGGTGCGCGATCCCCTCTCCGACATGCGGCTCGAGAGCGAGGCCTTCGGGTGGATGACCCGAGAGCTCCGTCGAATCGCCGACCAGAGCGCCGGGGGGCGCACCTTGCTCGTGCTCGAGGGCGGCTACGACTTGGTCGCCCTCGAAGGGGGCCTCGTGTCCGCCATCGGCGGCCTCACGGGCACCGCCACCGACATCGCTCGAGACGTCGATCACCCCGACGTGCACCGCGCCGCTCGCGCCGCTCGCGCCGCGTGGCCGACCCTCGCCTGA
- a CDS encoding cystathionine gamma-synthase, which yields MTNDARFDTLCIHAGQEPDPGTGAVMTPIVLASTFAQERPGVHKGYDYARAGNPTRAALEACLAALEGAKHGVAFGSGCGAMTTLLLTLKSGDHVLVGDDVYGGTFRIFDKVLKQFGISATFIDMGDLSAVAAAVRPETRMLWLETPSNPMLKVFDIAAIAEIAHARGIPLTVDNTFATPALQSPLALGATAVVHSTTKYLNGHSDVIGGAVLTSDDALGERLRFLQKSVGAVPSPFDCYLVLRGLKTLGVRMQKHVASATEIARVLEAHPQVKKVYYPGLPSHPQHALAMRQMRGPGGMISVEIHGGLPAAAAFLGALRVFVCAESLGGVESLAEHPAIMTHASVPREAREAVGIGDGLLRLSVGIEDVSDLLDDLDRGFAAARALS from the coding sequence ATGACGAACGACGCGAGGTTCGACACGCTCTGCATCCACGCCGGACAGGAGCCCGACCCGGGCACAGGGGCCGTGATGACCCCGATCGTGCTCGCGAGCACGTTCGCGCAAGAGCGGCCCGGAGTGCACAAGGGCTACGACTACGCGCGCGCGGGCAACCCCACACGCGCAGCGCTCGAGGCCTGCCTCGCCGCCCTCGAGGGCGCAAAACACGGGGTCGCCTTCGGCTCGGGCTGCGGCGCGATGACCACGTTGCTCTTGACGCTGAAGAGCGGCGACCACGTCCTCGTGGGCGACGACGTCTACGGAGGGACCTTTCGAATCTTCGATAAGGTACTGAAACAGTTCGGCATTTCGGCGACGTTCATCGACATGGGCGACCTGTCGGCGGTCGCCGCGGCCGTGCGCCCGGAGACGCGCATGCTCTGGCTCGAGACCCCCTCGAACCCGATGCTCAAGGTCTTCGACATCGCCGCGATCGCCGAGATCGCGCACGCCCGCGGGATCCCGCTCACGGTGGACAACACCTTCGCGACGCCCGCGCTCCAGAGCCCGCTCGCCCTCGGCGCGACCGCGGTCGTGCACTCGACGACGAAGTACTTGAATGGCCACTCCGACGTCATCGGCGGCGCGGTCCTCACGTCGGACGACGCGCTCGGCGAGCGGCTCCGTTTCCTCCAGAAGTCCGTCGGCGCCGTCCCCAGCCCGTTCGACTGCTACCTGGTCCTGCGCGGCCTGAAGACGCTCGGCGTGAGGATGCAGAAGCACGTGGCGTCGGCCACGGAGATCGCGCGGGTGCTCGAGGCCCACCCCCAAGTCAAGAAGGTTTACTACCCAGGGCTCCCCTCGCACCCGCAGCACGCGCTCGCGATGCGCCAGATGCGCGGACCGGGTGGCATGATCTCGGTCGAGATCCACGGGGGCCTCCCCGCCGCGGCCGCATTTTTGGGGGCCTTGCGGGTGTTCGTGTGCGCCGAGAGCCTCGGAGGCGTCGAGTCGCTGGCCGAGCACCCCGCGATCATGACTCACGCGAGCGTGCCGCGAGAGGCACGCGAGGCGGTCGGCATCGGCGACGGCCTTCTCCGGCTCTCGGTCGGCATCGAGGACGTGTCCGACCTGCTCGACGACCTCGACCGTGGGTTCGCTGCCGCGCGGGCACTTTCGTGA